The genome window acTGGTCGTGGCACTGAAAGCTAATAAGGAAATTctgttggttttatgtaaaagaatttaacgtttattatgtaatgtatattattgttactttatttagaacgtgaaagtggtcaagctttgattagttaaatatgttaaaatgtaaaataatgtagaataagctgtagcgaatcagatggacggcttcaggaaatggaactgctctagtcagttgagcgaggatattcggcgggcgggtgcagacgcgaaagcggacagttcgccTGGAGACACCTAGGGTACGGTTCGGATGCagacgtgaaagcggacagtcggtcttcaggcagctaggaagtgaaacgacttagaaaatttcgcgttgtgtggtaccgCGGGACTTTTGGTTTGCTTTCTAAATAAACATCATTCTAACCactcgcaactgtgtggcctacatcatttatgggtcgttaatttagttaccgatattattattactgctactaTATGttgtattaactttgtatttcgcaaaattgccatcagccagacaatttaaccgacGGCTCACAAGTGCcttatttagggcgtgtaatgggaCACGTGCGGTTGaactcctagacgagtttgagccaagacatttcgactaagaggaactgcatgtgagcccCAGCGGTTTCGGGATATCAGCTCGCACGATGCACCAGaggcatacgccgaacacggtggtcttctctCTCGTTAGTCTCACGTTGCCGTGCAGAGCCCGctgttcttgcgaccgtacattcccgtgatcaccgctgccagcattaACGTACAGCGGcaacattcttgccaagtcttcccGCAACATCGTAGAGGGAATATCCAGTTCCttatagccctgttacacgacctcgttaaatTTCAGCGAGATATTGATATTGGCctctttgtcatcttaaaggcattcttgactaacagtcgtgtccagtctcaaagataactaatgctcacgaccaagAGAGCATTTAAGGCAAACCTTATTTGAATCGTCACAGTGGTGCTACTAGCATCtaatcttatgcgactggtgcgaaatctgaatacgcattatctttcaggtgtagaaacatgcctatcaaCTCCTTCTCGGTGCTGGAATTTTTTTCCGTTGGTGCACTTTTCATTACCCTGCGCACAAGAAAGCAGCCCTAAACACTTTGACACGGAGCACAAACTATTTCCGATTATGGTCATCTACAGCCTGAACTGCGGCGTCTGAAACTGGTGTAGAGAGTAAAATGTTATTGTAAGCGAGGAATAACGAACGCTTTTAGCTGATACCGGCGAAACACGGCTTGTGACGCGGCGGAGGAAGCTGACTCGGCAGCTTTGGCACCGTACTTTAGGATGACTACTGGTAAAATAGGAAGTAAGCTGCAGGGATATCGGCTGAAACCAATGTTTCATCTTGCCGCCAAGATTTGCGAGTCGAAAACGCTTTCAGCTGCAGCAGTCGACTATCAGGGCATGAAAAACTTAAGTTACCTCCGTACTTCCACCAATCTTGCCTGTTTTAGAAATATCATTGGCCGCCGTCGATACACATTTGAAAAAGACTGCAGACTTACCGGAATAAAATTTTCAGAGTTACAACGGACACTGCTCGATCTCTCAGTACACACATTAGGCAACACGTCTATCAAGTCATGCAGTAAAAACGTATCAGACACCATACGAAAACTACTACTATGCTCCACGTCGTTAGCAATTCACTAATCCAAGAACCCCCGAATTCTTTCTTCATGGACTTCCAAAGATGACCACCAGAAGAGACTTTATGGCTTACACTTCTTTACTGACTAAACAGTAGCGGTCTATTCACTCATACTCCCTCATTTTGTTCTCATCCATAGCACAGTGAAACGGGAATAATGCTCCGTGGAGTTTCCTTTAGTTCCATCTGACCAATAGGCTTAGACCCAGCGGTCAGTGACCCGTGATGGCGACGGCGGGGGCAGgtgtcgaaagctcgagaattttattggtgtagcttgtaaaccgagaagattttgttCTTGGATGTCGATTAAGGTACCCTAAAATTTCATTTAGAGTTAAAAATCGtaggatgattcaaatggctctgagcactatgggacttaacatctgaggtcatcagtcccctagaacttaggactacttaaatctaactaatctaagggcatcacacacatccatgcccgaggaagcattcgaatctgcgaccatagcggtctcgcggttccagactgaagcgccttgaaccactcggccacatcggccggctcgtaATATGAATACAAAGTATCACTGCAGTCGAGTTTTTTCTCCTTACGACTATCAGTGACCGAACAACATGTGCTTACCTGAAAGTCGACGAACCTAAGATCAACTACTTCCCCTGCGTCGTACTTGAACATGATATTGTTCATCCAGCAGTCTCCGTGGAGCATTACCAGCAGGTGGACGTCTTTATTGCTCCGCTCCTCCAATACTCGATCCACTGTATCCTCCCTGATTTGTAAGTACCCGTCGGCGTACTTGGAGTACTCGGGATACGCTCTCAGTTGGTCCGCCAGAGCCCTGAATGTGCCCCCCGTCAGCAGCAGCATGTAATCCCGCACGCTGGCCAGTGGGTCTACCCTCAGACGTTCTCTGCAGTCGGCGCGATCTTTGAGGACGCTCGCCGAAGCGGCGTGGAGACGTGCGTAGGCCTTCAGCACGGCTGCGCAGTGCTCGCAGTCCGGCGGGCGGCCCGCTTCCGCCATCACAAAACCCTCGGCGGCCAGGTCTTCGAGCACCAGGAAGTCCGCCGGGAGGTCGCCGCAGCGGAGGCAGCGCGCAGCCAGGGGGCGGAAAGCGCTCCCTTCGACAGCTGCCAGGAGCCTGTGGACCTCCGGCATCACGCTGCCCAGTGCCAGGGACTTCACCCTGAACACCCCTGCCTTGTCCGCCTCGGCCTTCACCAGCCCTTCGTCGGCAGAGCACTTCACTATCAGGCGTCTCTCTGCACGCTCGGACGTTCCTTTGACCCTGGTGCAGACAGCCACTCTGAAGATGCGGCTGATATAGCCGGAACCTTCTGGGCACGCATTTTCAACACTTATCGATTCTATTATGTCTTCTCCCGGAGGTTCTTCCTGTTTCAGAGCAGCCTGCAAGAAGTCGGAGTTGATCCATCGTGGGTGCGATTGTTCTTCAATGGAGGTACTCATTGGACGACGCCTCAATAGCCTGAAATTTAAAAGAAGTAACTGTAGTTGATTCATAAAAACTTTTATGAGCTGTCTACTGCTAAATGAGGTTAATAAATAGGTCGATACGCTTGAAAATTTGTCCAAAACAAGGATTCTTGTTCTTGGTCGTTACAACTGCGCACCTTAACTATCTTTTGGAGTCGCTTCCTTCCCCCTTCCTCACCAAAGGTTACCTTCGGCGGTTTGGCTTCTAAACAGCTATCTACTGCAAGGCTCCTCTTCGCAAAAATAAAGCCAAAaatcacagaagaaataaaaatattactggTTTGCTTTGTActctgctggttggttggttgat of Schistocerca serialis cubense isolate TAMUIC-IGC-003099 chromosome 2, iqSchSeri2.2, whole genome shotgun sequence contains these proteins:
- the LOC126456124 gene encoding uncharacterized protein LOC126456124 gives rise to the protein MSTSIEEQSHPRWINSDFLQAALKQEEPPGEDIIESISVENACPEGSGYISRIFRVAVCTRVKGTSERAERRLIVKCSADEGLVKAEADKAGVFRVKSLALGSVMPEVHRLLAAVEGSAFRPLAARCLRCGDLPADFLVLEDLAAEGFVMAEAGRPPDCEHCAAVLKAYARLHAASASVLKDRADCRERLRVDPLASVRDYMLLLTGGTFRALADQLRAYPEYSKYADGYLQIREDTVDRVLEERSNKDVHLLVMLHGDCWMNNIMFKYDAGEVVDLRFVDFQLSTTGSPAVDVQHFLYGSASEEVHRRQLADLLTLFHGELQSTLRALGLAAEADAYPLDEFLEDMERTAPVGLLYSTFNVVFLSSGPLASEINKFLNNNKYSGQLFAKAYANPYSLSFLKYLERHQQGANFFGTLLTWMTFIYLKAFK